The following are encoded in a window of Pongo abelii isolate AG06213 chromosome 16, NHGRI_mPonAbe1-v2.0_pri, whole genome shotgun sequence genomic DNA:
- the LOC129050542 gene encoding golgin subfamily A member 6-like protein 7 yields the protein MWPQPHLPPLPMMSEKNQQSKLPEAKEQFTDDHQWNSAGAGTGATDSKQKKINNGTNPEKTTSGGYHSPEDEKQESHQYQQALRRQLEAQDHTIRILMCQKTELETALYYSQDAARKFEEESKDLAGRLHHSWNFARELQRALSAVSTQHKKADSYIKELTKERDALSLELYRNTITNEELKEKNAKLQEKLRLVETEKSEIQLHIKELKRKLETGKILLPQVQTNTLQEEKMWNQEEELRDQKEKLRKQEEKMWRQEQRLRKQEKELRELEEQMRKQEEQMWEQDKQMRKQEEHMCDLEGQMRKQVEEMQKKEEQMMKQEEQMWEQEKQMMKQEEHMCDLEGQMRKQEEEMRKQEEQMMKQEEHMRDLEGQMWKQEEEMRKQEEQMRKQEEQMQKQEERMRKQEEQMREQDKQMQKQEEQMQEQEEQMRKQEEQMQEKEEQMRKQEQMRKQEEQMCELEEQMWMQEEQMREQDERLRFKEERLWDQDEKMQEEEEKMRGQVEEKMRGQVEKMREKERTGEQKMQEEQCSEPCLPPSEDLYDTSHPGSVKPAREATEGSPDDNCTAQQIMQLLGGRKNAQERPVLGSTSCIPFFYRGDKRKMKIISI from the exons ATGtggccccaaccccacctccctcccctccccatgatGTCAGAGAAAAACCAACAGAGCAAATTGCCTGAGGCCAAGGAACAG TTTACAGATGATCATCAGTGGAACAGTGCTGGTGCTGGTACCGGAGCAACCGAcagcaaacagaagaaaataaataatggcactAACCCTGAGAAAACCACTTCTGGTGGTTACCATTCACCTGAGGAT GAAAAGCAGGAAAGCCACCAATATCAGCAAGCCCTAAGGAGGCagctagag GCCCAGGATCATACCATACGAATCCTTATGTGTCAGAAAACTGAACTGGAGACAGCGCTCTATTACAGCCAGGATGCTGCTAGGAAATTTGAAG AAGAATCCAAGGATCTGGCAGGACGCCTGCATCATTCCTGGAACTTTGCAAGAGAGTTACAGCGGGCTCTCTCTGCTGTGTCCACACAGCACAAGAAGGCGGACAGT TATATCAAGGAGTTAACAAAGGAGAGGGACGCTTTGAGTCTGGAGCTGTACAGGAACAC CATAACCAATGaggagctgaaggagaaaaatgccaAACTACAAGAAAAACTTCGACTCGTAGAAACTGAAAAGTCTGAGATCCAGCTCCACATCAAGGAGCTAAAAAGGAAACTGGAGACGGGCAAAATCCTGCTGCCACAG GTTCAAACCAACACtttgcaggaggagaagatgtggaatcAGGAGGAGGAGCTACGGGATCAGAAGGAGAAGCtacggaagcaggaggagaagatgtggagacagGAGCAGAGGCTGCGGAAGCAGGAGAAGGAGCTGCGCGagctggaggagcagatgcggaagcaggaggagcagatgtgggagcaggataagcagatgcggaagcaggaggagcatatGTGCGACCTGGAGgggcagatgcggaagcaggtgGAGGAGATGCAGaagaaggaggagcagatgaTGAAGCAGGAGGAACAGATGTGGGAGCAGGAGAAGCAGATGATGAAGCAGGAGGAGCATATGTGTGACCTGGAGgggcagatgcggaagcaggaggaggagatgcggaagcaggaggagcagatgatgAAGCAGGAGGAGCATATGCGCGACCTGGAGGGGCAGAtgtggaagcaggaggaggagatgcggaagcaggaggagcagatgcggaagcaggaggagcagatgcagaagcaggaggagcggatgcggaagcaggaggagcagatgcgggaGCAGGATAAGCAgatgcagaagcaggaggaacagatgcaggagcaggaggagcagatgcggaagcaggaggagcagatgcaggagaaggaggagcagatgcggaagcaggagcagatgcggaagcaggaggagcagatgtgtGAGCTGGAGGAGCAAATGTGgatgcaggaggagcagatgagggAGCAGGACGAGAGGCTGCGATTTAAGGAGGAGAGGCTGTGGGATCAGGATGAGAAgatgcaggaggaggaggagaagatgcggggGCAGGTGGAGGAGAAGATGCGAGGGCAGGTGGAGAAGATGCGGGAGAAGGAGAGGACGGGAGAGCAGAAGATGCAGGAGGAGCAGTGCTCggagccctgcctccctccctccgagGATCTGTATGATACGAGCCACCCTGGCAGCGTGAAGCCTGCACGAGAGGCCACGGAGGGTTCTCCTGATGACAATTGCACTGCACAGCAGATCATGCAGCTGCTTGGTGGAAGGAAGAATGCCCAGGAGCGCCCAGTCTTAGGCAGCACCTCCTGCATCCCATTCTTCTACCGAGgagacaagagaaagatgaagatCATCAGTATCTAA